A window from Theobroma cacao cultivar B97-61/B2 chromosome 3, Criollo_cocoa_genome_V2, whole genome shotgun sequence encodes these proteins:
- the LOC18604040 gene encoding uncharacterized protein LOC18604040 isoform X3: MAQNSQERFHSIMNKIFHAPKPTPSSSSSLGGQSLRGKKRPNPSSALALEEPQHCLVTAEAPLCRPWDRGDLVRRLSTFKSMTWFAKPKVVSAVNCARRGWVNVDMDIIACESCGARLLFSTPPSWTQQQVEKVALVFSLKLDSGHKLLCPWINIACEERLAEFPPIMPADLVEKFKERSCSLCQLLALPVISSSAIEFMKSPQLEEFLRQPFMLDYQKDSAEFSQSETIESGSDVDSTNMYYQAQKLISLCGWEPRSLPYVVECKDGPNHVVKDADILNLSQGVDNGRNPSLSIHSIDEHENLEANKESENSCRLQYDPKSVVLDCRLCGASVGLWTFSTVQQPVEFFRVVGYAEVSPGVHDSGHESNVGERVVAVASNVGSSSMEQSSNLKLTIAGGPPPTRQNIKATISLPVIGQSLRARLLYHPEFREQIHINQEDTRPEANCNMIQGEEGQVVPLEDMRTSNKEKDDQVNCNSTSNDQSPCSNHDSARDDIFRNLMPLEGTGLTAEETYPDNGTKDNDSSVMITSEKCHPEQIAETDKMNSTEDKTCSDAPNANSQEGVIAGRQTAQNNKVLACAKGKDLKQLCMDKITEFDPIRQHRHFCPWIASAGSSTPGWKQTLSALLGGKNFPHSSPTCSPSSASLIKVDDPIASVRKLFASPIAKRPKNTHESS, encoded by the exons atggCGCAGAATTCACAGGAGAGGTTTCATTCGATCATGAACAAGATCTTTCATGCCCCTAAACCCACTCCTTCCTCCTCCAG TTCGTTGGGAGGACAATCGTTACGAGGCAAGAAACGCCCGAATCCGTCGTCTGCTTTAGCACTAGAAGAGCCGCAGCATTGCTTAGTTACGGCTGAAGCTCCGCTGTGTAGACCATGGGATAGAGGAGACCTTGTGAGGAGGCTATCGACATTCAAATCCATGACTTGGTTTGCTAAGCCCAAG GTAGTAAGTGCTGTAAATTGTGCTAGGAGAGGTTGGGTCAATGTAGATATGGATATTATTGCCTGTGAATCATGCGGAGCGCGTCTTCTTTTTTCCACTCCACCTTCTTGGACACAGCAGCAAG TTGAGAAGGTAGCCTTGGTGTTTAGCTTAAAGCTGGATAGTGGACACAAATTACTTTGCCCTTGGATTAACATTGCCTGCGAGGAAAGACTAGCTGAATTTCCTCCCATTATGCCTGCTGATTTAGTTGAGAAATTCAAGGAGCGATCTTGTTCACTCTGTCAACTTTTAGCTCTTCCGGTGATTTCATCTTCAGCCATTGAATTTATGAAAAGCCCTCAGCTGGAAGAATTCCTCAGACAACCCTTCATGTTGGATTATCAGAAAGACAGTGCTGAATTTTCTCAATCAGAAACTATTGAAAGTGGATCTGATGTGGATTCCACTAACATGTATTATCAG GCACAGAAGCTTATAAGTCTTTGTGGCTGGGAACCACGCTCACTCCCGTATGTGGTTGAATGCAAGGATGGTCCAAATCATGTTGTCAAAGATGCtgatatattaaatttatccCAGGGAGTTGATAATGGACGAAATCCGAGTCTCAGCATCCATTCTATTGATGAACATGAAAATTTGGAGGCAAATAAAGAATCTGAGAATTCTTGTAGATTGCAGTATGATCCCAAGTCTGTTGTTCTAGATTGCAGGCTTTGTGGTGCTAGTGTTGGATTATGGACTTTCTCCACTGTTCAACAGCCTGTAGAGTTCTTCAGAGTTGTTGGATATGCAGAAGTCAGTCCTGGGGTCCATGACTCAGGCCATGAAAGCAATGTTGGTGAGAGGGTTGTTGCCGTTGCTTCAAATGTTGGGTCATCATCTATGGAGCaatcttcaaatttaaaattaactaTAGCAGGGGGTCCACCACCAACACGACAAAACATTAAAGCAACAATCTCTTTGCCTGTTATTGGCCAGAGTTTAAGGGCTAGGCTTTTATATCATCCAGAGTTTAGAGAGCAGATACATATTAACCAGGAAGATACACGACCAGAAGCCAACTGCAATATGATTCAAGGAGAAGAAGGCCAAGTCGTGCCATTGGAAGACATGAGAActtcaaataaagaaaaggatgATCAAGTGAATTGTAATTCTACAAGCAATGATCAATCCCCTTGTTCAAACCATGATAGTGCAAGAGATGATATTTTCAGAAACCTCATGCCATTGGAAGGAACCGGCTTGACTGCAGAAGAAACTTATCCTGATAATG GAACTAAGGATAATGATTCATCAGTGATGATTACATCTGAAAAGTGCCATCCAGAACAAATTGCAGAAACAGATAAG ATGAACTCCACAGAAGACAAAACTTGTTCTGATGCACCAAATGCTAATAGCCAGGAAGGTGTAATTGCTGGAAGGCAGACTGCACAAAACAATAAGGTCTTAGCCTGTGCCAAAG GAAAGGATCTAAAGCAACTGTGCATGGATAAGATAACAGAGTTTGATCCAATAAGGCAGCACAGACACTTTTGTCCGTGGATTGCATCAGCAGGTAGCAGCACACCTGGATGGAAACAAACATTATCTGCTTTGCTAGGCGGGAAAAATTTTCCTCATTCTTCACCTACATGTTCTCCTTCATCTGCCTCTCTGATtaag GTTGATGATCCCATTGCATCAGTTAGAAAGCTGTTCGCGTCTCCTATAGCCAAAAGACCTAAGAACACCCATgaatcaagctaa
- the LOC18604040 gene encoding uncharacterized protein LOC18604040 isoform X1 yields the protein MAQNSQERFHSIMNKIFHAPKPTPSSSSSLGGQSLRGKKRPNPSSALALEEPQHCLVTAEAPLCRPWDRGDLVRRLSTFKSMTWFAKPKVVSAVNCARRGWVNVDMDIIACESCGARLLFSTPPSWTQQQVEKVALVFSLKLDSGHKLLCPWINIACEERLAEFPPIMPADLVEKFKERSCSLCQLLALPVISSSAIEFMKSPQLEEFLRQPFMLDYQKDSAEFSQSETIESGSDVDSTNMYYQAQKLISLCGWEPRSLPYVVECKDGPNHVVKDADILNLSQGVDNGRNPSLSIHSIDEHENLEANKESENSCRLQYDPKSVVLDCRLCGASVGLWTFSTVQQPVEFFRVVGYAEVSPGVHDSGHESNVGERVVAVASNVGSSSMEQSSNLKLTIAGGPPPTRQNIKATISLPVIGQSLRARLLYHPEFREQIHINQEDTRPEANCNMIQGEEGQVVPLEDMRTSNKEKDDQVNCNSTSNDQSPCSNHDSARDDIFRNLMPLEGTGLTAEETYPDNGTKDNDSSVMITSEKCHPEQIAETDKVCNKEISLSNHQESTCAASGLEADVNIDGTYKMNSTEDKTCSDAPNANSQEGVIAGRQTAQNNKVLACAKGKDLKQLCMDKITEFDPIRQHRHFCPWIASAGSSTPGWKQTLSALLGGKNFPHSSPTCSPSSASLIKVDDPIASVRKLFASPIAKRPKNTHESS from the exons atggCGCAGAATTCACAGGAGAGGTTTCATTCGATCATGAACAAGATCTTTCATGCCCCTAAACCCACTCCTTCCTCCTCCAG TTCGTTGGGAGGACAATCGTTACGAGGCAAGAAACGCCCGAATCCGTCGTCTGCTTTAGCACTAGAAGAGCCGCAGCATTGCTTAGTTACGGCTGAAGCTCCGCTGTGTAGACCATGGGATAGAGGAGACCTTGTGAGGAGGCTATCGACATTCAAATCCATGACTTGGTTTGCTAAGCCCAAG GTAGTAAGTGCTGTAAATTGTGCTAGGAGAGGTTGGGTCAATGTAGATATGGATATTATTGCCTGTGAATCATGCGGAGCGCGTCTTCTTTTTTCCACTCCACCTTCTTGGACACAGCAGCAAG TTGAGAAGGTAGCCTTGGTGTTTAGCTTAAAGCTGGATAGTGGACACAAATTACTTTGCCCTTGGATTAACATTGCCTGCGAGGAAAGACTAGCTGAATTTCCTCCCATTATGCCTGCTGATTTAGTTGAGAAATTCAAGGAGCGATCTTGTTCACTCTGTCAACTTTTAGCTCTTCCGGTGATTTCATCTTCAGCCATTGAATTTATGAAAAGCCCTCAGCTGGAAGAATTCCTCAGACAACCCTTCATGTTGGATTATCAGAAAGACAGTGCTGAATTTTCTCAATCAGAAACTATTGAAAGTGGATCTGATGTGGATTCCACTAACATGTATTATCAG GCACAGAAGCTTATAAGTCTTTGTGGCTGGGAACCACGCTCACTCCCGTATGTGGTTGAATGCAAGGATGGTCCAAATCATGTTGTCAAAGATGCtgatatattaaatttatccCAGGGAGTTGATAATGGACGAAATCCGAGTCTCAGCATCCATTCTATTGATGAACATGAAAATTTGGAGGCAAATAAAGAATCTGAGAATTCTTGTAGATTGCAGTATGATCCCAAGTCTGTTGTTCTAGATTGCAGGCTTTGTGGTGCTAGTGTTGGATTATGGACTTTCTCCACTGTTCAACAGCCTGTAGAGTTCTTCAGAGTTGTTGGATATGCAGAAGTCAGTCCTGGGGTCCATGACTCAGGCCATGAAAGCAATGTTGGTGAGAGGGTTGTTGCCGTTGCTTCAAATGTTGGGTCATCATCTATGGAGCaatcttcaaatttaaaattaactaTAGCAGGGGGTCCACCACCAACACGACAAAACATTAAAGCAACAATCTCTTTGCCTGTTATTGGCCAGAGTTTAAGGGCTAGGCTTTTATATCATCCAGAGTTTAGAGAGCAGATACATATTAACCAGGAAGATACACGACCAGAAGCCAACTGCAATATGATTCAAGGAGAAGAAGGCCAAGTCGTGCCATTGGAAGACATGAGAActtcaaataaagaaaaggatgATCAAGTGAATTGTAATTCTACAAGCAATGATCAATCCCCTTGTTCAAACCATGATAGTGCAAGAGATGATATTTTCAGAAACCTCATGCCATTGGAAGGAACCGGCTTGACTGCAGAAGAAACTTATCCTGATAATG GAACTAAGGATAATGATTCATCAGTGATGATTACATCTGAAAAGTGCCATCCAGAACAAATTGCAGAAACAGATAAGGTTTGCaataaagaaatttctttATCTAATCATCAAGAGTCTACATGTGCTGCCTCTGGCTTGGAAGCTGATGTAAATATTGATGGCACATACAAGATGAACTCCACAGAAGACAAAACTTGTTCTGATGCACCAAATGCTAATAGCCAGGAAGGTGTAATTGCTGGAAGGCAGACTGCACAAAACAATAAGGTCTTAGCCTGTGCCAAAG GAAAGGATCTAAAGCAACTGTGCATGGATAAGATAACAGAGTTTGATCCAATAAGGCAGCACAGACACTTTTGTCCGTGGATTGCATCAGCAGGTAGCAGCACACCTGGATGGAAACAAACATTATCTGCTTTGCTAGGCGGGAAAAATTTTCCTCATTCTTCACCTACATGTTCTCCTTCATCTGCCTCTCTGATtaag GTTGATGATCCCATTGCATCAGTTAGAAAGCTGTTCGCGTCTCCTATAGCCAAAAGACCTAAGAACACCCATgaatcaagctaa
- the LOC18604042 gene encoding single-stranded DNA-binding protein, mitochondrial, whose protein sequence is MAKSMAVLSRRVYRSLLSNPKTPQLSMPFCTTTPSSSTESCDSDSDSVPYSTPSPPSTLSESSKDSNTQRRLYDSPLENGLDVGVYKAILVGQVGQTPVQKKLRSGLAVTMFSVATGGIRNNRRPHENEEPQEYANRCAVQWHRICVYQDKLGELLMKHVVPGMTLYLEGNLETKIFTDPITGLVRRIREVSIRRNGRVLVLGKGDNTQQATPRELKGAGIY, encoded by the exons atggcGAAATCAATGGCAGTTTTATCACGAAGGGTTTATCGATCTCTTCTCTCCAACCCCAAAACCCCTCAACTTTCAATGCCCTTTTGCACCACCACGCCTTCCTCCTCTACTGAATCTTGCGACTCGGACAGTGACTCAGTTCCCTACTCAACTCCATCTCCACCCTCAACGCTGTCGGAATCTTCCAAGGACTCCAACACCCAGAGACGCTTGTACGATAGCCCGCTTGAGAATGGCCTCGATGTGGGCGTTTATAAG gcAATATTGGTCGGACAGGTAGGGCAGACCCCCGTGCAGAAGAAACTGAGGAGTGGATTGGCGGTTACAATGTTTTCAGTGGCGACAGGTGGGATTCGCAACAACAGGAGGCCGCACGAGAATGAGGAACCGCAGGAGTATGCCAACCGCTGTGCTGTTCAGTGGCATCGAATTTGCGTTTACCAAGACAAGTTGGGAGAGCTCCTCATGAAACATGTTGTACCCGG TATGACCTTATATTTGGAGGGAAATCTGGAGACAAAAATCTTCACTGACCCAATCACTGGTCTGGTTCGACGGATTCGAGAGGTTTCCATTCGTCGAAATG GTCGGGTTTTAGTTTTGGGAAAAGGCGATAATACCCAGCAAGCAACTCCAAGAGAATTGAAGGGTGCTGGCATTTACTAG
- the LOC18604040 gene encoding uncharacterized protein LOC18604040 isoform X2: MAQNSQERFHSIMNKIFHAPKPTPSSSSSLGGQSLRGKKRPNPSSALALEEPQHCLVTAEAPLCRPWDRGDLVRRLSTFKSMTWFAKPKVVSAVNCARRGWVNVDMDIIACESCGARLLFSTPPSWTQQQVEKVALVFSLKLDSGHKLLCPWINIACEERLAEFPPIMPADLVEKFKERSCSLCQLLALPVISSSAIEFMKSPQLEEFLRQPFMLDYQKDSAEFSQSETIESGSDVDSTNMYYQAQKLISLCGWEPRSLPYVVECKDGPNHVVKDADILNLSQGVDNGRNPSLSIHSIDEHENLEANKESENSCRLQYDPKSVVLDCRLCGASVGLWTFSTVQQPVEFFRVVGYAEVSPGVHDSGHESNVGERVVAVASNVGSSSMEQSSNLKLTIAGGPPPTRQNIKATISLPVIGQSLRARLLYHPEFREQIHINQEDTRPEANCNMIQGEEGQVVPLEDMRTSNKEKDDQVNCNSTSNDQSPCSNHDSARDDIFRNLMPLEGTGLTAEETYPDNGTKDNDSSVMITSEKCHPEQIAETDKVCNKEISLSNHQESTCAASGLEADVNIDGTYKMNSTEDKTCSDAPNANSQEGVIAGRQTAQNNKVLACAKGKDLKQLCMDKITEFDPIRQHRHFCPWIASAGSSTPGWKQTLSALLGGKNFPHSSPTCSPSSASLIKFFDCRNCCLYMVIEKEYPPPFDESR; the protein is encoded by the exons atggCGCAGAATTCACAGGAGAGGTTTCATTCGATCATGAACAAGATCTTTCATGCCCCTAAACCCACTCCTTCCTCCTCCAG TTCGTTGGGAGGACAATCGTTACGAGGCAAGAAACGCCCGAATCCGTCGTCTGCTTTAGCACTAGAAGAGCCGCAGCATTGCTTAGTTACGGCTGAAGCTCCGCTGTGTAGACCATGGGATAGAGGAGACCTTGTGAGGAGGCTATCGACATTCAAATCCATGACTTGGTTTGCTAAGCCCAAG GTAGTAAGTGCTGTAAATTGTGCTAGGAGAGGTTGGGTCAATGTAGATATGGATATTATTGCCTGTGAATCATGCGGAGCGCGTCTTCTTTTTTCCACTCCACCTTCTTGGACACAGCAGCAAG TTGAGAAGGTAGCCTTGGTGTTTAGCTTAAAGCTGGATAGTGGACACAAATTACTTTGCCCTTGGATTAACATTGCCTGCGAGGAAAGACTAGCTGAATTTCCTCCCATTATGCCTGCTGATTTAGTTGAGAAATTCAAGGAGCGATCTTGTTCACTCTGTCAACTTTTAGCTCTTCCGGTGATTTCATCTTCAGCCATTGAATTTATGAAAAGCCCTCAGCTGGAAGAATTCCTCAGACAACCCTTCATGTTGGATTATCAGAAAGACAGTGCTGAATTTTCTCAATCAGAAACTATTGAAAGTGGATCTGATGTGGATTCCACTAACATGTATTATCAG GCACAGAAGCTTATAAGTCTTTGTGGCTGGGAACCACGCTCACTCCCGTATGTGGTTGAATGCAAGGATGGTCCAAATCATGTTGTCAAAGATGCtgatatattaaatttatccCAGGGAGTTGATAATGGACGAAATCCGAGTCTCAGCATCCATTCTATTGATGAACATGAAAATTTGGAGGCAAATAAAGAATCTGAGAATTCTTGTAGATTGCAGTATGATCCCAAGTCTGTTGTTCTAGATTGCAGGCTTTGTGGTGCTAGTGTTGGATTATGGACTTTCTCCACTGTTCAACAGCCTGTAGAGTTCTTCAGAGTTGTTGGATATGCAGAAGTCAGTCCTGGGGTCCATGACTCAGGCCATGAAAGCAATGTTGGTGAGAGGGTTGTTGCCGTTGCTTCAAATGTTGGGTCATCATCTATGGAGCaatcttcaaatttaaaattaactaTAGCAGGGGGTCCACCACCAACACGACAAAACATTAAAGCAACAATCTCTTTGCCTGTTATTGGCCAGAGTTTAAGGGCTAGGCTTTTATATCATCCAGAGTTTAGAGAGCAGATACATATTAACCAGGAAGATACACGACCAGAAGCCAACTGCAATATGATTCAAGGAGAAGAAGGCCAAGTCGTGCCATTGGAAGACATGAGAActtcaaataaagaaaaggatgATCAAGTGAATTGTAATTCTACAAGCAATGATCAATCCCCTTGTTCAAACCATGATAGTGCAAGAGATGATATTTTCAGAAACCTCATGCCATTGGAAGGAACCGGCTTGACTGCAGAAGAAACTTATCCTGATAATG GAACTAAGGATAATGATTCATCAGTGATGATTACATCTGAAAAGTGCCATCCAGAACAAATTGCAGAAACAGATAAGGTTTGCaataaagaaatttctttATCTAATCATCAAGAGTCTACATGTGCTGCCTCTGGCTTGGAAGCTGATGTAAATATTGATGGCACATACAAGATGAACTCCACAGAAGACAAAACTTGTTCTGATGCACCAAATGCTAATAGCCAGGAAGGTGTAATTGCTGGAAGGCAGACTGCACAAAACAATAAGGTCTTAGCCTGTGCCAAAG GAAAGGATCTAAAGCAACTGTGCATGGATAAGATAACAGAGTTTGATCCAATAAGGCAGCACAGACACTTTTGTCCGTGGATTGCATCAGCAGGTAGCAGCACACCTGGATGGAAACAAACATTATCTGCTTTGCTAGGCGGGAAAAATTTTCCTCATTCTTCACCTACATGTTCTCCTTCATCTGCCTCTCTGATtaag TTCTTTGATTGCAGGAACTGTTGCTTATACATGGTGATTGAGAAAGAATATCCTCCTCCGTTTGATGAATCCAGATAA
- the LOC18604040 gene encoding uncharacterized protein LOC18604040 isoform X4, producing the protein MPADLVEKFKERSCSLCQLLALPVISSSAIEFMKSPQLEEFLRQPFMLDYQKDSAEFSQSETIESGSDVDSTNMYYQAQKLISLCGWEPRSLPYVVECKDGPNHVVKDADILNLSQGVDNGRNPSLSIHSIDEHENLEANKESENSCRLQYDPKSVVLDCRLCGASVGLWTFSTVQQPVEFFRVVGYAEVSPGVHDSGHESNVGERVVAVASNVGSSSMEQSSNLKLTIAGGPPPTRQNIKATISLPVIGQSLRARLLYHPEFREQIHINQEDTRPEANCNMIQGEEGQVVPLEDMRTSNKEKDDQVNCNSTSNDQSPCSNHDSARDDIFRNLMPLEGTGLTAEETYPDNGTKDNDSSVMITSEKCHPEQIAETDKVCNKEISLSNHQESTCAASGLEADVNIDGTYKMNSTEDKTCSDAPNANSQEGVIAGRQTAQNNKVLACAKGKDLKQLCMDKITEFDPIRQHRHFCPWIASAGSSTPGWKQTLSALLGGKNFPHSSPTCSPSSASLIKVDDPIASVRKLFASPIAKRPKNTHESS; encoded by the exons ATGCCTGCTGATTTAGTTGAGAAATTCAAGGAGCGATCTTGTTCACTCTGTCAACTTTTAGCTCTTCCGGTGATTTCATCTTCAGCCATTGAATTTATGAAAAGCCCTCAGCTGGAAGAATTCCTCAGACAACCCTTCATGTTGGATTATCAGAAAGACAGTGCTGAATTTTCTCAATCAGAAACTATTGAAAGTGGATCTGATGTGGATTCCACTAACATGTATTATCAG GCACAGAAGCTTATAAGTCTTTGTGGCTGGGAACCACGCTCACTCCCGTATGTGGTTGAATGCAAGGATGGTCCAAATCATGTTGTCAAAGATGCtgatatattaaatttatccCAGGGAGTTGATAATGGACGAAATCCGAGTCTCAGCATCCATTCTATTGATGAACATGAAAATTTGGAGGCAAATAAAGAATCTGAGAATTCTTGTAGATTGCAGTATGATCCCAAGTCTGTTGTTCTAGATTGCAGGCTTTGTGGTGCTAGTGTTGGATTATGGACTTTCTCCACTGTTCAACAGCCTGTAGAGTTCTTCAGAGTTGTTGGATATGCAGAAGTCAGTCCTGGGGTCCATGACTCAGGCCATGAAAGCAATGTTGGTGAGAGGGTTGTTGCCGTTGCTTCAAATGTTGGGTCATCATCTATGGAGCaatcttcaaatttaaaattaactaTAGCAGGGGGTCCACCACCAACACGACAAAACATTAAAGCAACAATCTCTTTGCCTGTTATTGGCCAGAGTTTAAGGGCTAGGCTTTTATATCATCCAGAGTTTAGAGAGCAGATACATATTAACCAGGAAGATACACGACCAGAAGCCAACTGCAATATGATTCAAGGAGAAGAAGGCCAAGTCGTGCCATTGGAAGACATGAGAActtcaaataaagaaaaggatgATCAAGTGAATTGTAATTCTACAAGCAATGATCAATCCCCTTGTTCAAACCATGATAGTGCAAGAGATGATATTTTCAGAAACCTCATGCCATTGGAAGGAACCGGCTTGACTGCAGAAGAAACTTATCCTGATAATG GAACTAAGGATAATGATTCATCAGTGATGATTACATCTGAAAAGTGCCATCCAGAACAAATTGCAGAAACAGATAAGGTTTGCaataaagaaatttctttATCTAATCATCAAGAGTCTACATGTGCTGCCTCTGGCTTGGAAGCTGATGTAAATATTGATGGCACATACAAGATGAACTCCACAGAAGACAAAACTTGTTCTGATGCACCAAATGCTAATAGCCAGGAAGGTGTAATTGCTGGAAGGCAGACTGCACAAAACAATAAGGTCTTAGCCTGTGCCAAAG GAAAGGATCTAAAGCAACTGTGCATGGATAAGATAACAGAGTTTGATCCAATAAGGCAGCACAGACACTTTTGTCCGTGGATTGCATCAGCAGGTAGCAGCACACCTGGATGGAAACAAACATTATCTGCTTTGCTAGGCGGGAAAAATTTTCCTCATTCTTCACCTACATGTTCTCCTTCATCTGCCTCTCTGATtaag GTTGATGATCCCATTGCATCAGTTAGAAAGCTGTTCGCGTCTCCTATAGCCAAAAGACCTAAGAACACCCATgaatcaagctaa
- the LOC18604041 gene encoding peptidyl-prolyl cis-trans isomerase CYP26-2, chloroplastic — MLQNTKFLQSSPPLLHPPTAPAPLPQLPTIPASPSSPILRQFKLSRRELAISGNSSLLLLLGSQALEQLYPSKAEAEETPTEDNQQEQNVNTPSLDCSKKVATKRAFLDIAIDGEPVGRIVIGLYGDDVPAGAGWFSSIVSGAAGISYRRKEFIKIMPNYVQHGGLRSFGVDAERAKRTGSSLGIENLREEWERVYDKCPGAKNLAGSVSIIVRDPSKPPPKLKLVARKGKLEIDQEEIGTEPNGTEFVIAIKDSPELDASALVVGEVLEGMEVAKRIGQVKTVQENTGSPYFRVAKLIGDKRAVVAERGFNRPYSKVLITNCGLMD; from the exons ATGTTACAGAACACAAAATTCTTACAATCCTCCCCACCATTACTTCACCCTCCAACTGCACCAGCTCCCCTTCCACAACTCCCTACCATTCCTGCTTCCCCTTCTTCCCCCATTCTGAGACAGTTCAAATTATCCAGGCGAGAGCTTGCAATTTCTGGCAACTCTTCGCTGCTTCTCCTGTTAGGTTCCCAGGCCCTGGAACAACTCTATCCATCCAAGGCAGAGGCTGAAGAAACTCCAACAGAAGACAATCAACAGGAGCAGAATGTTAACACTCCTAGTCTTGATTGCAGCAAGAAAGTTGCTACCAAACGAGCTTTTCTTGATATAGCCATTGATGGAGAGCCTGTTGGTCGCATTGTTATTGGACTATATGGGGATGACGTTCCAGCTGGGGCTGGCTGGTTTAGCAGTATAGTTAGTGGAGCTGCTGGAATTAGCTACAGAAGGAAAGAGTTCATTAAGATCATGCCGAACTACGTGCAACATGGTGGGTTGAGATCTTTCGGTGTTGATGCTGAGCGTGCGAAGAGAACTGGAAGCAGTCTGGGTATTGAAAATCTGAGGGAGGAGTGGGAGAGAGTGTATGACAAGTGTCCAGGAGCAAAGAACTTGGCTGGATCAGTGAGCATCATCGTCAGGGATCCCTCTAAACCGCCTCCGAAACTGAAGCTGGTTGCTCGAAAGGGGAAGCTGGAGATTGATCAGGAAGAGATTGGAACAGAGCCGAATGGTACAGAGTTTGTGATTGCTATCAAGGATTCACCAGAACTGGATGCTTCAGCTCTCGTGGTTGGCGAAGTCTTGGAAGGAATGGAGGTTGCAAAGAGAATTGGACAGGTCAAGACTGTGCAAGAGAACACCGGTTCTCCCTATTTCAG GGTGGCCAAGCTAATAGGCGACAAAAGAGCAGTCGTGGCAGAAAGAGGCTTCAATCGCCCCTACTCGAAGGTGCTCATCACAAATTGTGGTTTGATGGACTGA